One part of the Calypte anna isolate BGI_N300 chromosome 12, bCalAnn1_v1.p, whole genome shotgun sequence genome encodes these proteins:
- the KBTBD12 gene encoding kelch repeat and BTB domain-containing protein 12 has translation MDHKAEEKRKQRHSLTLLEQVKRMKESTEIIDVVLIAEGEKFPCHKVVLAAFSPYFKAMFTCGLAECTQREVELYDISAESVSVILHYMYSADLHLTNQNVQTVALAAYFMQMEEVFSMCQKYMMDHMDASNCVGIYYFANHIGAEDLADQARKYLYQHFAEVSLQEEILEIEFHQLLSLIKSDDLNISREESILDLVIRWVKHSRNSRVEHLTELLKQVRLVLVSPSFLVEARKRNTMILCSSECNEMFEEALKAIKLSSRNPPLSLRYGMETTDLLLCIGNNSLGIRSRHGSYADASFCYAPATQKTYFISSPKYGEGLGCVCTGVVTENNDIIVAGEASAVKMSRQKTRNIEIYRYHQRGNQFWHSLCSTQHRELYALGTIHNDLYVIGGQMKEKNQYVVTNCVEKYSMEQGTWRRTAPLPVPLACHVVVAVKNKLYVLGGWTPQMDLPDDEPDRLSNRVFRYDPGQDKWTEGAPMKYSKYRFSTAVVNSEIYVLGGIGCLGRDRGQTRKCLDAVEIYNPDGDFWRDGPPMPSPLLSLRTNSTSAGSVDGKLYLCGGFHGAARHEVITKEILELDTWENQWNVVAINVLMHDSYDVCLVARLNPRDLIPPPPDLVDQ, from the exons ATGGATCATAAGgctgaggagaaaagaaagcagcgTCATAGCTTGACTTTATTGGAGCAAGTAAAGAGAATGAAGGAATCAACAGAGATAATTGATGTTGTCCTCATTGCAGAAGGTGAGAAATTCCCTTGCCATAAGGTAGTGCTGGCAGCCTTCAGTCCCTATTTCAAAGCCATGTTCACCTGTGGCTTGGCCGAATGCACGCAGAGAGAAGTGGAGCTGTATGACATCTCTGCAGAAAGTGTGTCTGTCATCCTCCATTACATGTACAGTGCAGATTTGCACCTCACGAATCAGAATGTGCAGACTGTTGCGCTTGCTGCATATTTCATGCAGATGGAAGAAGTTTTCAGTATGTGTCAGAAGTACATGATGGACCATATGGATGCTTCTAACTGTGTGGGCATCTACTACTTTGCAAACCACATTGGGGCAGAAGATTTAGCTGATCAAGCAAGGAAATACTTATATCAGCATTTCGCCGAGGTGAGCTTGCAGGAAGAAATATTAGAGATTGAATTCCATCAGCTGTTGTCTCTCATAAAATCAGATGatctgaatatttccagggaggAGAGCATTCTGGATCTCGTCATTAGATGGGTCAAACACAGCAGAAACTCGCGTGTAGAGCACCTTACTGAGCTCCTGAAACAAGTGAGGCTGGTACTTGTCAGCCCTTCCTTTCTTGTGGAAGCCAGGAAAAGGAACACCATGATCCTGTGCAGCTCAGAATGCAATGAGATGTTTGAGGAAGCCCTGAAAGCCATCAAGCTCTCATCCAGGAACCCTCCTCTCAGCCTGCGGTACGGCATGGAGACGACTGATCTCCTGCTCTGCATCGGCAACAACTCCCTCGGCATTAGGTCAAGACATGGTAGCTATGCAGATGCCAGCTTTTGTTATGCTCCTGCAACACAGAAGACTTACTTCATTTCCTCTCCAAAGTATGGAGAGGGTTTAGGATGTGTTTGCACTGGCGTTGTCACCGAGAATAATGATATTATTGTGGCAGGAGAGGCAAGTGCTGTCAAAATGTCTAGACAAAAGACCAGGAACATCGAAATCTATAG ATACCATCAGCGAGGAAACCAGTTTTGGCACAGTCtgtgcagcacccagcaccgGGAACTCTATGCCCTGGGCACTATCCATAACGATCTCTATGTAATAGGAGggcaaatgaaagagaaaaatcagtatGTGGTCACCAACTGTGTGGAGAAGTATTCCATGGAGCAAGGCACCTGGAGAAGAACGGCGCCTCTGCCAGTGCCATTAGCCTGCCATGTGGTGGTGGCAGTGAAGAACAAGCTCTACGTGCTGGGGGGCTGGACACCACAG ATGGATCTGCCTGATGATGAGCCCGATCGATTAAGTAACAGAGTATTTCGGTACGACCCGGGCCAAGACAAATGGACAGAAGGGGCACCAATGAAGTACTCCAAATATCGCTTCAGCACAGCCGTAGTCAACAGCGAGATTTATGTCTTGG GAGGAATTGGGTGCCTTGGTCGTGACAGGGGACAGACACGAAAATGTCTTGATGCAGTGGAGATTTATAACCCTGATGGAGACTTCTGGAGGGATGGACCTCCTAtgccttctccccttctctccttaCGAACGAACTCCACCAGTGCAGGCTCCGTGGATGGGAAGCTGTACCTCTGTGGAGGATTTCATGGAGCAG